CCACCACGAGGTTGCCTCCTGCCAGCACGAACTGGGCCTGATCTTCGACAGCCTGACCAAACAGGCAGACGAGCTGCAGAAATATAAATACGTGATCCACAACGTCGCGCACGCCTACGGCAAATCGGCAACCTTCATGCCGAAGCCCATCGCAGGCGACAACGGCACCGGCATGCACGTGAACATGTCCATCTGGAAAGACGGCAAGCCGCTCTTTGCTGGTGACAAATATGCGGACCTGTCCGACGAAGCCCTGTGGTTCATTGGCGGCATCCTGAAGCACGCGAAAACGCTGAACGCCTTCACCAACCCGTCCACCAACTCCTACAAGCGTCTGATCCCCGGCTTCGAAGCTCCGGTTCTGCGCGCCTACTCCGCCCGTAACCGTTCCGGCTGCGTGCGTATTCCGTGGACCGAAAGCCCGAAAGCCAAGCGTGTCGAGGCCCGCTTCCCCGATCCGGCCGCAAACCCCTACCTGGCGTTTGCAGCCCTGCTGATGGCTGGCCTGGACGGCATCAAGAACAAGATCGATCCCGGCGAAGCCATGGACAAGAACCTCTATGATCTGCCCGCCGAAGAGCTGGCCGACATCCCGACCGTCTGCGGCTCCCTGCGTGAAGCGCTGGAATGCCTGGCGGCCGATCACGAGTTCCTGCTCCAGGGCGATGTGTTCACCAAAGACCAGATTGAGGGCTACATTGCGCTCAAGATGGAAGAGGTCGAAACCTACGAGCACACCCCGCACCCGGTTGAGTACGGCATGTACTACAGCTGCTAATAGCTGCGGCAGTCGAAACCAAGAAAGAGCGCCCAACGGGCGCTCTTTTTCATTCACAGGCCCGGTCTTCACTGGACCAACCAGTGGCAGTCTTCAGATCTGGAGCGATGCGGGCGCTTCAGAAAAGGTTAAGCTCTGCCACCATAATGTCGTAGGGTGCGACATGAGTTTCTCAGAATAGCGAGCGTTCATAATGCAGAAATTCAGCCTCAGGGATCTTGAGCTGATCGACGGCCCGCCCCACCCGGAATTCGACAACCTGACCCGGTTGGCACAACGCACCATTGGCGCCCCGGTGGCTCTGCTCTCCACCATCGACAGCGACGCAAAACGTCAATTCTTCACCAGTCAGACCGGGCTTGGCGGCCCGGCGGCAGAGGATCGGCACGCGCCTCTGTCTCATTCCTTTTGCCAGCACGTGATCCAAAAGGATGCCCCCGTGGCTGTTGAAGATGCCCCAAACCCTCCCCCGGATCTGGGCACGGGTATTGCCCCGGGGCTTGGCATTGGTTCCTATCTTGGCGTGCCGGTTTATCGACCCGGCGGTGTACCCGCTGCGGTGCTGGCGGTAATTGATGACAAACCGCGCGCCTGGACTGAGGCGGACATATCCCTGCTGCGGCAACTGGCCTTTTGCGCCACCGATGCGATCCGGACGCGGGCAACAATGCTTGAAATGGCACATATCAACCGGGAGAGGCGCGAGTTCACTTATGCGGTTTCGCATGATCTGAAATCGCCAGCCAATACGCTCAACCTGCTGCTGCAGGAGCTGGATGCCGAACGCGACCGGCTTAGCGAGGACGGAATTTTCCTGCTGGAGCAAAGCCAGAAGACCGCAGCCCGCATGATGCGGCAGATGAATGACATTCTGGAATACTCCCGCGTGGTTGGCGCCCGCATCCAAAAGCGGGACATCGATCTCAACACGCTGGCGGGCGAGCTGGTGCAGGATCTGCAAGGCGAGATCCAGCATGCCGGGGCCACCGTCGACATTGGCCCCCTGCCGGTGGTGACTGGCAACCGAATGCAATTGCGCTGCCTATTTCAGAACCTGATCACCAATGGCATTACCTTCCGCTCAGGTGCGCGCAAACCCATCGTCTCCATTACGTCCGTTTCCGGGGCCAACAAGGGGCAGGAACGCATCGACGTCACCGACAATGGCGCTGGGATCTCAACCTCAGATCAGCAGCAGATTTTTCAGCTATTCAAGAAGCTGCACAACCCGAATGAATACGATGGCACCGGCATCGGACTGACACTCAGCCGCCGGATCTGTTCCAACCACAATGGCCTGCTGGAGGTGTCATCTGAGGTCGGACAAGGCTCCACCTTTCGGGTTACCCTACCAAGCGGATCCTCTGCGACCTGAACCGATCAACCGCGTTCCCCCATCGCTGCGGATGACAAAGGCAAATGGGCGGGGCAGTCATTCTTGAACCCCGCCCGTTCTGCCTGTAAAGCCGTCGCTCCCCGGACCCGCAGGAGACAGGCCAATGACCGCCCCCATGACTTTAGGCATCGATTTTGGCACCTCCAATTCGGCAGCAGGTGTGGCGGCGGGCGGACGCCCCTGGCTGATTGAACTGGAACCAGGCGAACAGACCCTTCCCACTGCGGTTTTCTTTGATCCCGACAGCGGCAAGATGCGCATCGGACGCAGCGCCACCCGGGCGCTGATTTCCGGCGACGAGGGCCGCTTCATGCGCGCCCTCAAAAGCCTCCTTGGAACGCCCCTACTGCACGAGGAACGTCGCCTTGGCGGGCAGCGAATGACCCTTTCGGCGGTAGTCACCCAGTTTCTGGCCGAGATCAAAGCCCGCGCCGAGGCGCAGACCCACATGACATTCACCCATGCCCTGTCGGGCCGTCCGGTGCGGTTTCACAGCCGCGATGAGGCCCGCAATGCCCAGGCCGAAGACGACCTCCGTGCCTGCTACCTGGCTGCCGGATTTCAGGACGTGCGCTTCATGCTGGAGCCCGAAGCGGCGCTGCGCGCAACCGAGGCCCGCTCGGGGCTGGGGCTGATTGTCGATATCGGTGGGGGCACTTCGGACTTTACCGCCTTCCGGCAGGACGCTGACGGCACCACTGATATTCTGGCCTCCTACGGGATCCGTCTGGGCGGCACCGATTTCGACCAGAAGATCAGCCTGGCGCGGGTCATGCCGCTTCTGGGGCGTGGAAGCAGCATCCGCAACAGTTTCGGCAGCGGCACCCTGCCCGCGCCGAACCGGATCTACAACGATCTGTCCAGCTGGCAGATGATTCCGTTTCTTTATACGCCCGAGCACCGCCGCGCCGCACGTGACCTCCAGCAACAGGCGAGCGAGCCGGACAGGCTGGCGCGCCTCGTCAGCACGCTGGAGGATGAACTGGGTCACGACATCGCCTTTGCGGTGGAGCGCGGCAAGATCGCAGCCAACCACCCGCAGGACGCCGACGCACAGATCGATCTCAAGGTTCTGGAGCGCGGCCTGCAGGCCTCTCTTTCTGGCGATGACATCTCGGCCCTACTGGAGGCACAGATGCAGGAACTGGCCGAGGCCGCCGCAGAGACACTGAAACTGGCAGGCACTGCCCCGGAAGAGGTTAATCGCATCGTTCTGGTTGGGGGCTCGGCGCTGCTGGGCTGTCTGCAGCAGGAAATTCAGCGGCTTTGCCCCGGCGCGACGGTGGAAAACCGTCATGCGCTGACGGCCGTGGCTGACGGATTAGCCATCGCCGCCGCCGAGGCCTTTGCCTGAGAGCAACACCAGCGCTGAAACGCGCCACATCACGCTATATTTCCTGCGCGGGAGCGGTAGGCTAGAGACATCCAGTTCCAGTTTCCGAAAGCTCCCACCATGCGTGTTTTACCAGTTCTGTGCCTTTCCCTGACTTCTTTGCTGCCGGTCGCCTCTGTGGCCGCCTCCTGTGGCAATAACTCTTCGGGCTTTGCCAGCTGGAAGGCAGAGTTTGCGGCCGAGGCCAAGCGCGCAGGCGTCAAGGGCAAGGGACTAAAGGCACTGGCACAGGCACAATACGCCAGCCGCACCATCGCCGCCGACCGCAATCAGAAAAGCTTTCGCTACAGCCTTGAGAAATTCATGCAGCTGCGCGGCTCAGCCACGATTGTTGCGCAGGGGCGCAAACGCAAAGCCCGCAACCCACAATTCTACGCGGCGCTGGAAAAGAAATACGGCGTGCCCGCAGGTGTCCTGATCGCCATTCACGGCATGGAAACCGCCTTTGGCCACTTCATGGGGGACAGTCAGGTGGTTTCGGCCATCGTGACCCTGACCTACGATTGCCGCCGCTCTGATTTCTTCCGGTCCCATGCTATCGGCGCGCTGAAGCTGGTGGATCAGGGCGCGATCACTCCCGCGACACTCGGCGCCAAACATGGCGAGCTTGGCCATACGCAATTCCTGCCCGGAAATGCGCTGACCTATGGCGTGGACTGGACCCGCGACGGGCGCGTCGACTTCTATGATCAACAGGATGCGTTGGCTTCGACCGCGAATTACCTGCGCAAGAAAGGCTGGAAACGCGGCAAGGGCTACCAGCCGGGGCAGCCGAATTACAAAGTCCTAAAACAATGGAACGCGGCAACGGTCTATCAACAATCGCTGGCCATCATGGGACAGCAGATCGACGGCTGAACCTCGGGCTTGGCCCGCGGCCACGGATTGCTGGCACGGGCGCCAACTGAGTCCCTTGCCCCATACTGCGAACAGTCCGTCCATTTGCCGTGCATTGTAATCACTATGGCATCAACATGGCCGCAGGGCGCCCGGTTTCAGCCACATTCGGCTGGGGCTTGCGCCAAACACGACTGACATCACATTGTTTTTATTTGAATAAAAATTTACAGACCTGCCCTGGCGGGATTTTTTACCCCGCCCCTCAGAACCTGTTCTGATGCCTCACTTTGTGCCTTTTCCCTTTGTAATCTTGGGTTAACGGCACCCCGAACGAAGGAGGCTTGAGAATGACACAGGTAGAACAGTTCAAAGGCAGGCTCGGTTTCAAGACCCGCAGCAACCGGCTCCTCAACAAGGGGCTGATCCAGGCGGTCGATATGCTTGAGGAATACGGCCACCCGATGGCGCAGATCAACACTCGGGCGGCAAACCGGATCGAGATGGAAGGCGATCAGTACCGGGTTATCCTGCGGCTGCGGCGCCTACCGCTGCGGCTTGGCATGCATGTTCCGGCCGGCCTTTCTGCTCCGGCAATCTTCCTTGAGGTCACCATGGAGCGCCTCTACCCCAGCGGCAGTGATAGCGAGATCACCGAGATCCTGCTCGCGGTTCTCCTGCGCCGTCTGGCCGAAACGCTATCGCCCACGGTGGTGTTCTGGCAGGACGCGCCCAAGGCGATGACCTGCGACGCTTTTCTCGGCGTCTTCAACCTGCATCACGCGGAAGACATGGCAGATACGGCAGAGGCGCAGGCCACGGCCGAAAGGACGCCGGGCTCCCTGCTCAGCCGCCCGGCGTCCGACAATATCCCCCCACGTAGTGCCTTACCGCGGCGCCGCTCCGCCCGGGCTGCCCTGCCCGCGCCCTCCCCGTTCAAACCGACCGGCAAATCGCGGACCTCGGCAAAACTGTTTGCCGCCCGCAGTGGCGCAAACCCGGCGCCCGTGGCCGGGAAGCCGCGCGGACGTTCCTGTTTCGCGCCGGTAGAGGCGATGGCAGATGATCTGGACCAGCAATGCGCCCGCCACGTGCGCACCGATCCAGCACACGCCGATCAGGTCGTGGATCTGTCGGGCCTAAAACCCGCTCAAGGCGGTGCGCGGGCGCAAGGCATCGTGACATGGGCTGCAACCGGACTGGTTGCGATGCTGTCGGCGCCCGCTGCCCTGCTGCTTTTGCTGGTTGAATTGCTCAGAGGCTCCCAGCTGACCCCGCGCAGGCAAGCCCTGAGCCTTGGTGTCTTTCTGGCCCTGTTGCAAAGTACGGAAATGGTTCAAGCCGCAGCAAAGGTCCTGAAGCTGCCAACCCCCTGAACTCCGAAGCCCCCGGACCGGAGGGCGCCTTGCCGGATGCAGCCTATACGGTCTCGATATCCTGCTCGTCCTGCTGCCATTGGCGCAGGACGTCGGCGCGGCTCAGCACGAAGGTGTGGATCGAAAAGACAACCGCGCGGGTGCGAGGCAGACGCAGAATGCTCTGCGTTTCGCTGCGCATGAACCCGGCTTCTTCGCTGCGCGGCTGTTCGCGCGGCGCATCGGCGCTGCGGGGCTGGTGCAGCATCGGATCGTGATACCACAGCGCATTGAACCGCCACAGCGGGCGATCCACCTGCACGCCGTCAAACAGCCGCTGCACCCGCGCCGCAATATTGGCGTCATAGCTGTCGACCGGCACGTGAATGGCAATCAACGGACGCATGAATTTTTCAGACAATGTCCAGCTGGCCGGGAAACACAGAACCGCGCCGGTTAGCACGTGCTCCGCCGCGCCTTCGGGTTTCTCCAGAATGCAAAAATCCTGCTGGGTGATCCGGCCAAGGGTTCCCAGGGGATCCTGCCAATCGATCCGCACCGTCACCCCATCGGGGCGCTGCACTTGATCCTCAGCACCGGGGTACAGATGGGCCAGTACCCGTTCCAGCAATTCTTCGGCAGCGGGACGGCCGCCCTCATCCAGCATCAGGACCTTGTCCCGGGCCGTGTCCAGCAAGCGCTCACGCTCCGCCATCTGGTCGCCAAAGGCATCATCCGAACGCAGCCAATCGGCCACCGGCAAAGGTTTGATCCCCGGCAGACGTTGCGAGGCAAGCGGGTTGTACGGAATCTGGGTCTGTAGAATCGCTGTCATGTTATGGTGCTAGCATAAATTTGATCAAAAGGAGGAGGCCCTGTGTCCCGTTCAGCCAAAAACCACTAAAAAATCACGCGACCCGCTGTCGCAGAGGCAGGTTTAGGCGCACTGCCGTCAGCAGGCACTGGCCCCGCGCAAAAACCCCGGCAGTTTCTCACGCAACACAAGAACGCTTGGCGCTGTTGTTCGCTCTTCCAGCCGGACCAGCGGGACCCACTCCAGCGCGTGGGATTCGTGGCTGACCTGAATTTCCCCCGCCGCAGCGCGAAACAGGAAACGCACGTCATAGTGCAGATGTGCGCATTCTTTGGGCGATGCCGGAATTTCATGAATATCGACGTCAAACACCTGCGGCGACAACACCTCAATCCGGGAAAGGCCACTTTCCTCATAGGCTTCCTTTTGGGCCACAAAGGGCGCATCGGAAATCCCGTCGCAATGGCCTCCGAGCTGCAGCCAGCGGTCCAGTTTTGCGTGGTGGGTCAACAGGACAGAGGACATATCCGCAGAGAGAACAAAGGCCGAAGCGGTAACATGCCCGGTGGCCGGATCGCGATCAAAGGCGCGGGGTTCTGACGCGCAGAACCGGCCAAGACGGGACCACATGTCATGGTCGCGTGCTGTTTCAGGGCTGTACCCTCCGATGCCGATGATGTGCTCCATGGTCTCGCCCCTTCACCTTCACGTGTTATTTTCGGCCCGCGCCTTGCCGAACCCCGCCTGCTGCCGCACCTTAGGATCGAGAAAACCAAAGGCCAATCTTCCATGCCCACAGAACGCATCACGTTTCCCGGACACGCCGGGACCGCGCTAGCTGCGCGCCTCGACCTGCCCGAGGGGCCTGTCCTTGCCACCGCCCTGTTCGCACATTGCTTTACCTGCTCCAAGGACATCCCGGCCGCCCGGCGCATCGCGGGGCGTCTGGCCTCGATGGGTATTGCGGTTCTGCGCTTTGACTTTACCGGTCTTGGACATTCGGATGGGGAGTTCGAGAACACCAGCTTCTCCTCCAATGTCTCGGACCTGATTGCAGCCGCGCAGTATCTGGCGGGGCGCGATATGGCGCCGCAGTTGCTGATCGGGCATTCGCTGGGCGGCGCCGCGGTTCTGCGCGCCCGCGCGGGCATTCCTTCGGTGCGCGGTGTGGTGACCCTCGGCGCGCCTTATGATCCCGAACATGTGGCCCACAACTTTGGCTCCCAACTGACCGAGATCGAAGCGGTCGGCGCCGCCGAAGTCTGCCTTGGCGGGCGTCCCTTCACCATTCGCCGCCAGTTTCTTGACGATATCCGCGCCAGCGCCTTGGGCCCCTGCATTGCAGGTCTGGATGCGGCCCTTCTGGTGATGCATGCCCCGCGCGATGAAACCGTCGGGATCGACAACGCGGCCGAGATCTTTGCCGCCGCCAAACACCCCAAGAGCTTTGTCACGCTGGATGACGCGGACCATCTGATTTCCCGCGCGCAAGATGCCGAATACGCCGCCGAGGTGATTGCCGCCTGGGCCGGGCGCTATGTGGAGATGACACCGCCCGCCCCGCCCCCCGGCGCACCCGAGGGGATCGTGCGGGTTGCCGAAGCCGATCCCGAAGGCTTCCTGCAGGACATTCAGTCCGGCCCCCATCACCACGCGCTGGCCGATGAACCGCTGGCCTATGGCGGCACCAATCGGGGGATGTCCCCCTATGGTTTCGTCGCAGCGGGGCTTGGCGCCTGCACCTCGATGACCATCCGGATGTATGCCCGGCGCAAGGAATGGCCGCTTGACAGCGTTTCGGTTGATGTATGCCACGACAAGGTGCACGCGCAGGATGCTGCCCCGGCGGGTCCGGCCAAGATCGATCAATTCACCCGGAAAATCAGCCTCTGCGGCACCCTGACACCGGATCAGCGCGCAAGGCTGCTGGAGATTGCCGACAAATGCCCGGTGCATCGCACATTGGAAAGCGGTGCCCGGGTGATCACGGTAGACATTTCGCCTCACTAAGTTCAGCGCTGCTGAGCGTAGTCCAAATACGATACGGACAGGCGGCTTTTTCTCCGCCCGTCCGCGCAATTCCTGCGCCGATTGATCGATATCAAGGCCCGCCCTTCGTTCTTAGCCATGATCGCCTGCAATGCATTCGCACCCTTATTGGCACGACAGGAGACGCAACATGGGACTGGTGAAGAAACTGGAGCAAAGCTCGGACCTCGTGAACGGCATGGCCGACCGCCTTGGTATCGACATGGGCGAGATCATCGCTCGTGACCCGGAGCACGAAGGCCCCAAGCTGATGCGCGCTATCATGCGCTGCAGCCAATGCGACGATCAGGCAGGCTGCACCCAGTTGCAAGCGGATCAGGACCATCTGGACGCGGCCCCGACCTATTGCCGCAACAAGGACGTCTTTGACCGTATCAGCCAGGGCTGACCCGGTCAGCTCGGCTCCGCGGCGGGCGGACAATACGTCCCGCCCCCGCCGTGGCGGCTTGTCCCTTTGAGCAGAGCGGTCTATGACGCGGCGCAAGTGTTCCCGCAATTGCGAAAGGTGTTTCCGCCGATGATCCCCCGTTATGCCCGCCCCGACATGGTCGCCATCTGGTCCCCCGAGACCAAATTCCGCATCTGGTACGAGATCGAGGCGCACGCCTGTGACGCGATGGCCGATCTGGGCGTGATCCCGCGCGAAAACGCCGACGCCGTCTGGAAGGCCAAGGACGTGGAATTCGACGTCGCCCGCATCGACGAGATCGAAGCCGTCACCAAACACGACGTCATCGCCTTCCTGACCCATCTTGCAGAACACGTGGGCAGCGAAGAAGCGCGTTTCGTGCACCAGGGCATGACCTCCTCCGACGTGCTCGACACCTGCCTCAACGTGCAACTGGTGCGCGCTGCCGACATCCTGCTGGCCGATATGGACAACCTGCTGGCCGCGCTGAAGAAACGCGCGATGGAGCACAAGAACACCGTGCGCGTCGGCCGTAGCCACGGCATCCACGCCGAACCCACCACCATGGGGCTGACCTTTGCCCGTTTCTATGCCGAGATGGACCGCAACAAGGCGCGCCTGCAGCAGGCCCGCGAAGAGATCGCCACCGGCGCGATTTCCGGCGCTGTCGGCACCTTTGCCAATATCGACCCCGCGGTGGAAGAGCACGTCTGCGAGA
This genomic stretch from Phaeobacter gallaeciensis harbors:
- the glnA gene encoding type I glutamate--ammonia ligase; translated protein: MSKDAVLKLIKDEEVAYVDIRFTDVRGKLQHVTVDVDMVDEDFLEEGFMFDGSSIAGWKSIEASDMKLIPDTESAYIDPFYAEKTICIHCSVVEPDTGEAYERDPRGTAQKAEAYLKSSGIGDAAFMGPEAEFFLFDDVRFSNSINKVSYEVDATDASWNTDAEYEVGNMGHRPGVKGGYFPVNPVDEAQDLRSEMLSTMKRLGMKVDKHHHEVASCQHELGLIFDSLTKQADELQKYKYVIHNVAHAYGKSATFMPKPIAGDNGTGMHVNMSIWKDGKPLFAGDKYADLSDEALWFIGGILKHAKTLNAFTNPSTNSYKRLIPGFEAPVLRAYSARNRSGCVRIPWTESPKAKRVEARFPDPAANPYLAFAALLMAGLDGIKNKIDPGEAMDKNLYDLPAEELADIPTVCGSLREALECLAADHEFLLQGDVFTKDQIEGYIALKMEEVETYEHTPHPVEYGMYYSC
- a CDS encoding NUDIX hydrolase; the encoded protein is MEHIIGIGGYSPETARDHDMWSRLGRFCASEPRAFDRDPATGHVTASAFVLSADMSSVLLTHHAKLDRWLQLGGHCDGISDAPFVAQKEAYEESGLSRIEVLSPQVFDVDIHEIPASPKECAHLHYDVRFLFRAAAGEIQVSHESHALEWVPLVRLEERTTAPSVLVLREKLPGFLRGASAC
- a CDS encoding heme-dependent oxidative N-demethylase family protein yields the protein MTAILQTQIPYNPLASQRLPGIKPLPVADWLRSDDAFGDQMAERERLLDTARDKVLMLDEGGRPAAEELLERVLAHLYPGAEDQVQRPDGVTVRIDWQDPLGTLGRITQQDFCILEKPEGAAEHVLTGAVLCFPASWTLSEKFMRPLIAIHVPVDSYDANIAARVQRLFDGVQVDRPLWRFNALWYHDPMLHQPRSADAPREQPRSEEAGFMRSETQSILRLPRTRAVVFSIHTFVLSRADVLRQWQQDEQDIETV
- a CDS encoding Hsp70 family protein; the encoded protein is MTAPMTLGIDFGTSNSAAGVAAGGRPWLIELEPGEQTLPTAVFFDPDSGKMRIGRSATRALISGDEGRFMRALKSLLGTPLLHEERRLGGQRMTLSAVVTQFLAEIKARAEAQTHMTFTHALSGRPVRFHSRDEARNAQAEDDLRACYLAAGFQDVRFMLEPEAALRATEARSGLGLIVDIGGGTSDFTAFRQDADGTTDILASYGIRLGGTDFDQKISLARVMPLLGRGSSIRNSFGSGTLPAPNRIYNDLSSWQMIPFLYTPEHRRAARDLQQQASEPDRLARLVSTLEDELGHDIAFAVERGKIAANHPQDADAQIDLKVLERGLQASLSGDDISALLEAQMQELAEAAAETLKLAGTAPEEVNRIVLVGGSALLGCLQQEIQRLCPGATVENRHALTAVADGLAIAAAEAFA
- a CDS encoding bifunctional alpha/beta hydrolase/OsmC family protein codes for the protein MPTERITFPGHAGTALAARLDLPEGPVLATALFAHCFTCSKDIPAARRIAGRLASMGIAVLRFDFTGLGHSDGEFENTSFSSNVSDLIAAAQYLAGRDMAPQLLIGHSLGGAAVLRARAGIPSVRGVVTLGAPYDPEHVAHNFGSQLTEIEAVGAAEVCLGGRPFTIRRQFLDDIRASALGPCIAGLDAALLVMHAPRDETVGIDNAAEIFAAAKHPKSFVTLDDADHLISRAQDAEYAAEVIAAWAGRYVEMTPPAPPPGAPEGIVRVAEADPEGFLQDIQSGPHHHALADEPLAYGGTNRGMSPYGFVAAGLGACTSMTIRMYARRKEWPLDSVSVDVCHDKVHAQDAAPAGPAKIDQFTRKISLCGTLTPDQRARLLEIADKCPVHRTLESGARVITVDISPH
- a CDS encoding ATP-binding protein, translating into MQKFSLRDLELIDGPPHPEFDNLTRLAQRTIGAPVALLSTIDSDAKRQFFTSQTGLGGPAAEDRHAPLSHSFCQHVIQKDAPVAVEDAPNPPPDLGTGIAPGLGIGSYLGVPVYRPGGVPAAVLAVIDDKPRAWTEADISLLRQLAFCATDAIRTRATMLEMAHINRERREFTYAVSHDLKSPANTLNLLLQELDAERDRLSEDGIFLLEQSQKTAARMMRQMNDILEYSRVVGARIQKRDIDLNTLAGELVQDLQGEIQHAGATVDIGPLPVVTGNRMQLRCLFQNLITNGITFRSGARKPIVSITSVSGANKGQERIDVTDNGAGISTSDQQQIFQLFKKLHNPNEYDGTGIGLTLSRRICSNHNGLLEVSSEVGQGSTFRVTLPSGSSAT
- a CDS encoding DUF6455 family protein; this encodes MGLVKKLEQSSDLVNGMADRLGIDMGEIIARDPEHEGPKLMRAIMRCSQCDDQAGCTQLQADQDHLDAAPTYCRNKDVFDRISQG
- a CDS encoding lytic murein transglycosylase; protein product: MRVLPVLCLSLTSLLPVASVAASCGNNSSGFASWKAEFAAEAKRAGVKGKGLKALAQAQYASRTIAADRNQKSFRYSLEKFMQLRGSATIVAQGRKRKARNPQFYAALEKKYGVPAGVLIAIHGMETAFGHFMGDSQVVSAIVTLTYDCRRSDFFRSHAIGALKLVDQGAITPATLGAKHGELGHTQFLPGNALTYGVDWTRDGRVDFYDQQDALASTANYLRKKGWKRGKGYQPGQPNYKVLKQWNAATVYQQSLAIMGQQIDG